One Opitutia bacterium DNA segment encodes these proteins:
- a CDS encoding FKBP-type peptidyl-prolyl cis-trans isomerase gives MRKFGFILILGGVLAFIAIQARTGVFRRANPGKPANKYVREMQEAQELAPEDIAVIKEKYPDAIVTPSGLRYVVRREGAGSPPSFGATVSAHYDGRLINGTKFDSSYDRGAPYAFRVGTGEVIKGWDEAFAHMKKGESRTLIVPSWLGYGVQGKGPIPARATLVFEVELVDIQ, from the coding sequence ATGCGCAAATTCGGTTTCATCCTCATCCTCGGCGGCGTGCTGGCGTTCATCGCAATTCAGGCGCGCACGGGCGTCTTCCGCCGCGCCAATCCGGGCAAGCCCGCCAACAAATACGTGCGCGAGATGCAGGAGGCGCAGGAGCTGGCGCCCGAGGACATCGCGGTCATCAAAGAGAAATACCCGGACGCGATCGTCACTCCCTCGGGCCTGCGCTACGTCGTGCGCCGCGAGGGCGCCGGATCGCCGCCGTCGTTCGGCGCGACCGTCTCGGCACACTACGACGGCCGGCTCATCAACGGCACGAAGTTCGACAGCAGCTACGATCGCGGCGCGCCGTATGCCTTCCGCGTCGGCACGGGTGAGGTCATCAAGGGCTGGGACGAAGCGTTCGCGCACATGAAAAAAGGCGAAAGCCGCACGTTGATTGTGCCGTCGTGGCTGGGTTACGGCGTGCAAGGCAAGGGGCCGATCCCGGCGCGCGCCACGCTGGTTTTCGAGGTCGAGTTGGTGGACATCCAATAG
- a CDS encoding Glu/Leu/Phe/Val dehydrogenase yields the protein MQNFRLPSRLVAEPVKGEAIEQRFKIARNEFGPECIYRIHDPADDTTWGFVAVDNLVRGRGLGGVRLAPDVTVDEVYGLAAAMTMKSSAAMLPLGGAKSGLRVEPRYFADKPDEKRALVAMLAEALWGIPEYIPGPDMGTNETDMQTIYEVFAQKNGAANHGRGGVGRPPAKGGFPLDEWAITAHGLFAAAIASEKHIPDFRIKDSSVVIQGFGNVGAPIAEKLASLGARIVGASDINAGLYNPAGLDVPQLLALRKTKTGLAGYTGPVKHRFDGEHLDRMMEMPCTILVPAARPHAIHPDNAPHIHTRIVLQGANNPADLVSEYFLQHRRGIVCLTDFIANSGGVIAAFIEAKADVDAAFRARVMAEDGIGRAFIEKVVTRIITENIDEMFARRASHRAKDITWREIAHEMARDRLRPAADGKLKILPELL from the coding sequence ATGCAAAATTTCCGTCTGCCCAGCCGCCTCGTCGCCGAGCCGGTGAAAGGCGAAGCCATCGAACAGCGCTTCAAAATTGCCCGCAACGAATTCGGGCCCGAGTGCATCTACCGCATTCACGACCCCGCCGACGACACGACGTGGGGCTTCGTGGCGGTGGACAATCTCGTGCGCGGCCGCGGCCTCGGCGGCGTGCGCCTCGCGCCCGATGTGACGGTCGATGAGGTCTACGGCCTCGCCGCCGCGATGACGATGAAGAGCTCCGCCGCCATGCTCCCGCTCGGCGGCGCGAAGAGCGGCCTCCGCGTGGAGCCGCGCTACTTTGCCGACAAGCCCGACGAGAAACGCGCGCTGGTGGCCATGCTCGCCGAGGCGCTGTGGGGCATCCCGGAATACATCCCCGGTCCCGACATGGGCACGAACGAGACCGACATGCAGACGATCTACGAGGTCTTCGCGCAGAAGAACGGCGCGGCGAACCACGGTCGCGGCGGCGTCGGCCGTCCGCCCGCGAAGGGCGGATTCCCGCTCGACGAGTGGGCGATCACCGCGCACGGCCTCTTCGCCGCGGCCATCGCGTCGGAGAAACACATCCCGGATTTCCGCATCAAGGACTCGAGCGTGGTCATCCAGGGCTTCGGCAACGTCGGTGCGCCGATCGCCGAGAAGCTTGCCTCGCTCGGCGCGCGCATCGTCGGCGCGTCGGACATCAACGCCGGCCTCTACAACCCCGCCGGCCTCGATGTCCCGCAATTACTCGCGCTCCGCAAGACCAAGACCGGTCTCGCCGGCTACACCGGCCCGGTGAAGCATCGCTTCGACGGCGAGCATCTCGATCGCATGATGGAGATGCCGTGCACGATCCTCGTGCCCGCCGCGCGCCCGCACGCGATCCACCCGGACAACGCGCCGCACATCCACACGCGCATCGTGCTGCAGGGCGCGAACAACCCGGCCGACCTCGTCAGCGAGTATTTCCTGCAACACCGTCGCGGCATCGTGTGCCTCACGGACTTCATCGCGAACTCCGGCGGCGTGATCGCGGCGTTCATCGAAGCCAAGGCCGACGTCGACGCGGCGTTCCGCGCGCGCGTCATGGCCGAGGACGGCATCGGTCGCGCGTTCATCGAGAAGGTCGTCACGCGCATCATCACCGAGAACATCGATGAGATGTTCGCCCGCCGCGCGTCGCACCGCGCGAAGGACATCA